A window from Mya arenaria isolate MELC-2E11 chromosome 9, ASM2691426v1 encodes these proteins:
- the LOC128246324 gene encoding zinc finger protein 862-like, whose product MQNGDNYPLFTKGYVPDCKKRKTETEKRKKEYEATGRKREFKSNWLKEFTWLRYDCAKNQMTCNTCKVYGNETVGPFILGSMTFRKECLKSHEKSECHMLNIEREYAKLNPTKTIAPKTLQSLNLKTMNQLSLKFRNAHFLCKFGKPYTDYEELCKLDEAKSLDVGSQYGNDKAALEFTKFIAEAERERIRSHIKTCKFVSVISDGTTDCSFQEAEIVLIRTCSKGDISVFFSLVKNVPRGDAQTVCEVLTSGLKLLCPEFKDKLIGTDGASTMLGAKTGAVQRLRELTDRPYIVGVHCNGHKLELAFRDSLKAKITLFNKVELFLINLYYFYRNSNVTRTGLKDSYKTLGMKVMLPVRIGGTRWLSHMKTAVNVFLNGYNAIVQHLGQLQNRDVQVSRTEKGNKALHFYRAARSKDVFLLMHFLLDVLGILSEVSKKFQEKTCLIQDILTEIDMAIKSLEKLKTRDGLHLREAYQHAKFNELTGNERAFVSAREKLISAIIESLRLRFTDQPGIISACQAFSLRLFPAHESDALDYGDTEVDMLVDYFRQALETAGTEVDQLAPEWTKLKSHIYKRFDNPSTITWRDVNSKLGQVCPNILQLVDPVLSIPASSADAERGFSRLKNTKTDKRSRLLNGHLSDQLMIMMESSDPNSFDPVPAITLWNVGNRRVQQEQTVNVVLANGVRDDSANNTVNVVEHDENFNVVEHSPDRETMVSSIYVESSPVNYVSNTVSVGSENEPNDELVTLDENSNTVQNSSERETLIKPSHVESSHVKIVSNSSEQEISSQVNVVALERSECNEKSVQCEINECKESVEIGIQVNVSD is encoded by the exons ATGCAAAATGGCGACAACTATCCTTTATTTACGAAAGGATATGTACCGGATTGCAAAAAACGGAAAACAGAAAccgaaaaaaggaaaaaagaatATGAAGCTACGGGGAGGAAGCGTGAATTTAAATCAAACTGGCTCAAGGAGTTCACATGGCTACGATACGATTGTGCAAAGAATCAGATGACATGCAACACGTGTAAAGTTTATGGCAATGAAACTGTAGGTCCATTTATCTTGGGTTCGATGACATTTagaaaagaatgtttaaaatcacaCGAGAAGTCGGAGTGTCACATGTTGAACATTGAAAGGGAATATGCAAAACTCAACCCCACGAAAACGATTGCACCCAAAACCCTCCAATCTCTCAACCTGAAAACAATGAACCAACTTAGTTTGAAATTTAGAAATGCCCATTTTCTCTGCAAATTTGGTAAACCCTATACAGACTATGAAGAACTTTGCAAATTGGATGAAGCGAAGTCCCTTGATGTTGGAAGTCAGTATGGAAATGACAAGGCAGCATTGGAGTTTACAAAATTCATTGCAGAGGCTGAACGTGAGCGCATAAGAAGTCATATTAAGACATGCAAGTTTGTTTCTGTTATATCTGACGGGACCACAGATTGTTCGTTTCAGGAAGCAGAAATTGTTCTAATAAGAACTTGCAGTAAAGGTGATATCAGTGTGTTCTTTTctcttgttaaaaatgttccaCGTGGAGATGCACAGACTGTGTGTGAAGTTTTAACAAGTGGTTTGAAACTTTTATGTCCtgaatttaaagataaattaataGGAACAGATGGCGCTAGTACAATGCTAGGAGCCAAGACCGGTGCAGTTCAAAGACTACGGGAGTTGACAGATAGACCATACATTGTTGGAGTCCACTGCAACGGGCACAAATTGGAATTGGCTTTCAGAGATTCATTAAAAGCCAAGATTACATTGTTCAATAAAGTTGAACTTTTCCTCATAAATCTCTACTACTTTTACCGTAATAGTAATGTGACCAGAACTGGGTTGAAGGATTCATACAAAACTCTAGGAATGAAAGTAATGTTACCAGTTCGCATTGGCGGCACCCGTTGGCTATCTCATATGAAAACAGCAGTTAACGTCTTTTTAAATGGATACAACGCCATAGTACAACACCTTGGCCAG TTGCAGAATAGAGATGTCCAGGTCAGTCGCACTGAGAAGGGTAATAAAGCACTCCATTTTTACCGTGCTGCCAGATCTAAGGATGTATTTCTACTTATGCATTTCCTACTTGATGTCCTTGGAATCCTATCTGAAGTCAGTAAGAAGTTCCAGGAGAAGACATGTCTCATTCAAGATATTCTAACAGAAATAGACATGGCAATCAAATCATTGGAAAAGCTTAAGACTag AGATGGTTTACACTTGCGAGAGGCTTACCAACATGCCAAGTTTAATGAGCTGACTGGTAATGAGAGAGCATTTGTGTCTGCACGAGAGAAACTTATATCAGCTATAATTGAGTCTCTTCGCCTACGTTTCACAGACCAACCAGGGATTATTTCTGCTTGCCAGGCTTTTAGTTTGAGACTTTTTCCTGCTCATGAATCTGATGCATTAg atTATGGAGATACTGAAGTTGACATGCTGGTGGATTACTTTAGGCAGGCACTGGAAACAGCAGGGACAGAGGTAGACCAGTTAGCACCGGAGTGGACCAAACTGAAATCACACATTTATAAGAG atttgacAATCCATCCACAATCACATGGAGAGATGTTAATAGTAAACTTGGACAAGTTTGTCCAAACATCTTGCAGTTAGTGGATCCTGTTCTGTCCATTCCAGCCTCTTCTGCAGATGCTGAAAGAGGGTTTAGTCGGTTGAAAAACACCAAGACTGACAAGCGATCTAGACTTTTAAATGGACATTTATCGGATCAGCTTATGATCATGATGGAATCTTCAGATCCAAACAGCTTTGACCCAGTTCCTGCCATTACTTTATGGAATGTTGGCAACAGAAGAGTTCAACAGGAGCAAACAGTTAATGTGGTCCTGGCAAATGGTGTTAGAGATGATAGTGCCAATAATACTGTTAATGTTGTTGAACATGACGAAAACTTTAATGTTGTTGAACATTCACCAGATAGAGAAACAATGGTGTCCTCCATTTATGTTGAATCTAGTCCAGTAAATTATGTGTCTAATACTGTCAGTGTAGGTTCAGAAAATGAACCTAATGATGAACTTGTTACACTTGATGAAAATTCGAATACTGTTCAAAATTCAAGTGAGAGAGAAACACTTATTAAACCTAGTCATGTTGAATCTAGTCATGTAAAAATTGTGTCTAATAGTTCTGAACAAGAGATTTCTAGTCAGGTTAATGTAGTTGCTCTTGAAAGATCTGAATGCAATGAAAAATCAGTGCAATGTGAAATTAATGAATGTAAAGAATCTGTTGAAATAGGTATCCAGGTTAATGTCAGTGATTAA